From the Marinomonas sp. THO17 genome, one window contains:
- the ugpB gene encoding sn-glycerol-3-phosphate ABC transporter substrate-binding protein UgpB encodes MHKLKLASVVMGLSIASSGFAATDIEWWHAMGGANGEKVNEIAKAFNDSQDAYTVKPVYKGNYTETMTSAIAAFRAKKQPHIVQVFEVGTASMMAAKGAIYPVYKLMRESGESFDQTGFLSAVTGYYTDQDGNMLSMPFNSSTPVLYYNKDLFAKAGIQNPPKTWEEMESVSQKLLANGVKCGFTTAWQSWIQLENFSARHNIPFASEANGFGGLDTKLEFNGPLQVAHIEKMGEWQQNGIFNYGGRRSDSAPKFYSEECAMFMNSSAGYAGIKKNAKFDFGVSQLPYQASAISTPKNTIIGGASLWVLQGHKKEEYQGVASFLSFLSRAEVQADWHQFSGYLPITHAAYDLTKGQGFYAKNVGTETGVLQMTSGTPTENSKGLRLGNFVQIRDIINEELESVWSGEKSAQAALDEAVKRGNALLRKFERANK; translated from the coding sequence ATGCATAAATTGAAATTGGCGTCAGTGGTAATGGGTTTGTCTATTGCGAGCTCTGGTTTTGCGGCAACAGACATTGAGTGGTGGCACGCAATGGGTGGTGCCAATGGTGAAAAAGTGAATGAAATCGCCAAAGCCTTTAACGATTCTCAAGATGCCTACACAGTTAAGCCTGTTTATAAGGGTAACTATACGGAAACCATGACGTCAGCGATTGCTGCATTTCGTGCGAAAAAACAACCCCACATAGTGCAGGTTTTTGAAGTGGGTACGGCTAGCATGATGGCGGCTAAAGGGGCGATTTATCCTGTTTACAAATTGATGCGCGAGTCCGGTGAGTCTTTTGATCAAACTGGCTTTTTAAGTGCCGTAACGGGTTACTATACGGATCAAGACGGCAATATGTTGTCTATGCCATTCAACAGTTCTACGCCAGTCTTGTATTACAACAAAGACTTATTCGCTAAAGCGGGCATTCAGAACCCACCTAAAACTTGGGAAGAAATGGAAAGCGTTTCGCAGAAACTATTGGCGAATGGCGTAAAGTGTGGCTTTACCACTGCTTGGCAATCTTGGATTCAGTTAGAAAACTTCAGTGCTCGTCATAATATTCCTTTTGCCAGCGAAGCGAATGGTTTTGGTGGGTTGGACACGAAATTAGAGTTCAATGGCCCATTGCAAGTGGCACACATCGAGAAAATGGGTGAGTGGCAGCAGAACGGTATTTTCAACTACGGCGGTCGTCGCAGTGATTCCGCGCCTAAGTTTTACAGTGAAGAGTGCGCCATGTTCATGAACTCTTCAGCAGGTTATGCGGGCATTAAGAAAAACGCCAAGTTTGACTTTGGCGTGTCTCAATTACCTTATCAAGCTAGCGCTATTTCAACACCTAAAAATACCATCATAGGTGGGGCGTCACTTTGGGTGTTGCAAGGTCATAAAAAAGAAGAATACCAAGGTGTGGCTTCTTTCTTAAGCTTCCTGTCTCGTGCTGAAGTGCAAGCGGATTGGCACCAATTTTCTGGATATCTACCTATTACCCACGCGGCATACGACTTAACTAAAGGTCAAGGTTTCTATGCCAAAAATGTCGGAACAGAGACAGGCGTGTTGCAAATGACGTCGGGTACCCCAACAGAAAACTCAAAAGGTCTTCGCCTTGGTAACTTTGTTCAGATTCGTGACATCATCAATGAGGAATTAGAGTCTGTTTGGAGCGGTGAAAAATCGGCTCAAGCAGCGCTAGATGAAGCGGTTAAACGTGGCAATGCGTTATTGCGTAAGTTTGAACGTGCTAACAAGTAA
- the ugpA gene encoding sn-glycerol-3-phosphate ABC transporter permease UgpA translates to MSVYFPHKKLPYLLVMPQLVITFIFFLWPAEQAFEQAFYQEDAFGLSREFVGLDNFLYLFNDPQYYKSIWVTLVFSFSVAFFGLAIALWLAVMADRVIRGKLTYQTLLIWPYAVAPVLAGVLWWLLFDPSMGPVALWLQHFGVDWNHFLKGDQAMTLVVISATWKQISYNFLFFLAGLQAVPRSLIEAASIDGASPFKRFWTIVFPLLSPTTFFLLVINLVYAYFDTFGVIDATTQGGPGVSTATMVYKVFNDGFIGLDMGSSAAQSVILMFLVGIMTVIQFRYIERKVEY, encoded by the coding sequence ATGTCTGTGTATTTTCCTCACAAAAAATTGCCGTATCTGCTGGTGATGCCGCAGCTCGTCATTACTTTTATTTTCTTTTTATGGCCGGCAGAGCAAGCCTTCGAACAAGCCTTTTATCAAGAAGACGCGTTTGGTTTGAGTCGAGAGTTTGTCGGTTTAGATAATTTTTTATATTTATTTAATGACCCTCAGTACTATAAATCCATTTGGGTAACCTTAGTGTTCAGTTTTTCTGTTGCCTTTTTCGGCTTGGCGATTGCCTTGTGGCTGGCGGTGATGGCGGATAGAGTGATTCGTGGCAAGCTGACCTATCAAACCCTATTGATTTGGCCTTACGCGGTTGCGCCCGTTTTAGCTGGTGTGCTTTGGTGGTTATTGTTTGACCCGAGTATGGGGCCAGTTGCTCTATGGCTACAGCACTTTGGCGTGGATTGGAACCATTTTCTAAAAGGTGATCAAGCCATGACCTTGGTGGTCATCTCGGCCACTTGGAAGCAAATCAGTTACAACTTTTTGTTCTTTTTAGCAGGCTTACAAGCCGTGCCGCGCTCTTTAATTGAAGCTGCATCCATTGACGGTGCCAGTCCTTTCAAACGTTTCTGGACCATAGTTTTTCCATTGTTGTCACCGACGACCTTTTTCTTATTGGTGATCAATCTGGTGTATGCCTATTTTGATACTTTCGGTGTCATAGATGCCACCACTCAAGGTGGCCCAGGTGTGAGCACGGCAACCATGGTGTACAAGGTGTTTAATGATGGCTTTATTGGCTTGGACATGGGCAGTTCAGCAGCTCAGTCTGTGATCTTAATGTTTTTGGTTGGCATTATGACCGTGATTCAATTCCGCTATATTGAGCGTAAGGTGGAATACTAA
- the ugpE gene encoding sn-glycerol-3-phosphate ABC transporter permease UgpE, with the protein MIENRPWLTLVSHFSLLLGIGVVALPVWVALVASTHPSSAFAAGEIPLWFGDQALENWRSVFLGEASSGVDVPVWKMMINSFVMALGITIGKLFISLLSAYAIVFFRFPFRGLCFWVIFITLMLPVEVRIVPTYEVVANLDMLNSYSGLILPLIASATATFLFRQCFMSMPGELIEAARMDGAGPVRFFFDILLPMTRTNIAALFVIMFIYGWNQYLWPVIITTDDAYYTLVMSIKRMLAVDQGDIEWNHVMVTTLLAMLPPVAVVIGMQKLFVKGLVDAEK; encoded by the coding sequence ATGATAGAAAATCGTCCTTGGCTTACCTTGGTAAGTCACTTCTCATTATTGCTTGGTATTGGCGTGGTGGCTTTGCCGGTTTGGGTTGCTCTAGTGGCATCGACGCATCCAAGTTCTGCTTTTGCTGCTGGAGAAATTCCCTTGTGGTTTGGCGATCAGGCGTTGGAAAACTGGCGTTCTGTGTTTCTGGGAGAAGCCAGTTCTGGTGTCGATGTGCCTGTGTGGAAGATGATGATTAACTCTTTTGTGATGGCGCTTGGTATCACCATAGGTAAGTTGTTTATTTCATTGTTATCGGCTTATGCCATAGTGTTTTTTCGCTTTCCTTTCAGAGGTTTATGTTTCTGGGTAATCTTCATTACGCTGATGCTTCCAGTGGAGGTACGTATTGTACCGACCTACGAAGTGGTGGCGAATTTGGATATGTTAAACAGTTATTCGGGCTTGATTTTACCCTTGATAGCCAGTGCCACTGCGACCTTTTTGTTTCGTCAATGTTTTATGAGCATGCCGGGAGAATTGATCGAAGCCGCCCGCATGGATGGGGCGGGGCCAGTGCGTTTCTTCTTTGATATCTTGTTGCCTATGACACGCACTAATATCGCTGCTTTGTTTGTGATTATGTTTATTTATGGTTGGAATCAGTATTTGTGGCCCGTCATTATCACTACGGATGATGCTTATTACACCTTAGTGATGAGTATCAAGCGTATGTTGGCGGTGGATCAGGGTGATATTGAATGGAATCACGTTATGGTCACCACCTTGTTGGCCATGTTGCCGCCAGTTGCTGTGGTAATTGGTATGCAGAAGTTGTTTGTGAAGGGCTTAGTGGACGCGGAGAAATAA
- the ugpC gene encoding sn-glycerol-3-phosphate ABC transporter ATP-binding protein UgpC, with product MSDVILKNIGKTYPNGYHAIPSIDLTIEEGEFIVLVGPSGCGKSTLLRMVAGLESITQGDLMIKGAKVNEKEPADRDIAMVFQNYALYPHMTVYANMAYGLKNRGTSKEVIAEKVHAVANMLGLEELLERKPKQLSGGQRQRVAMGRAMVRDPKVFLFDEPLSNLDAKLRVQMRVEIRQLQRKLGTTTLYVTHDQVEAMTLADRLVVLNKGKAEQIGTPMDLYNKPATPFVAAFIGSPAMNLITTNLDEQGIRLSPDLSLPLVHQHRGSVIWGIRPEHLEVVDEQNADFALRIQAVESLGAETLVHGTLDLGVTQESMVVRLSGPHWPEINSLLWLKAPLAHWHVFDAVTQQRL from the coding sequence ATGTCGGACGTTATATTAAAAAACATTGGCAAGACTTACCCAAATGGTTATCACGCGATCCCAAGCATTGATCTGACCATTGAAGAAGGCGAGTTTATCGTTTTAGTTGGGCCATCAGGTTGTGGTAAATCGACCTTGTTACGCATGGTGGCAGGGTTAGAAAGCATTACGCAAGGTGATCTCATGATCAAAGGCGCTAAGGTAAATGAGAAGGAACCTGCCGATCGTGACATTGCTATGGTGTTTCAAAATTACGCCCTTTACCCTCATATGACTGTCTATGCCAATATGGCGTATGGTCTTAAAAATCGTGGTACCAGTAAGGAAGTGATTGCTGAAAAAGTCCATGCGGTTGCCAATATGCTGGGCTTGGAGGAATTATTAGAACGTAAACCCAAACAATTGTCTGGTGGACAGCGACAGCGAGTAGCAATGGGGCGTGCTATGGTGCGTGATCCCAAAGTGTTTTTATTCGACGAACCTTTGTCGAATTTGGATGCCAAATTAAGGGTGCAAATGCGTGTGGAAATACGCCAATTACAGCGCAAATTAGGTACCACTACTTTGTATGTTACGCATGATCAGGTTGAAGCCATGACACTGGCCGATCGACTGGTGGTGCTGAACAAAGGCAAAGCAGAGCAAATTGGCACGCCGATGGACTTGTACAATAAGCCTGCCACGCCCTTTGTCGCTGCCTTTATTGGCTCACCTGCAATGAATTTGATTACTACCAATTTGGACGAACAAGGCATTCGTTTATCACCGGACTTGAGTTTGCCTTTGGTGCATCAGCATAGAGGAAGTGTCATATGGGGTATTCGTCCTGAGCATTTGGAAGTCGTGGATGAGCAAAATGCGGATTTCGCTTTGCGCATTCAAGCGGTAGAATCTCTTGGCGCGGAAACCCTAGTGCATGGCACTTTGGATTTGGGCGTAACACAAGAGTCAATGGTGGTGCGTTTGTCTGGCCCTCATTGGCCAGAAATAAATTCGTTACTGTGGCTGAAAGCGCCGCTGGCACATTGGCATGTTTTTGATGCAGTGACTCAACAACGTTTGTGA
- a CDS encoding glycerophosphoryl diester phosphodiesterase has product MTTNTVLDTKVMGHRGAALLAPENTLSSIRAAAKAGATWVEIDVYLIAEGGLVIFHDDTLERCTNGAGETRLALPTEVAKLDAGGYFSAEFAGEKVPTLIEALACVQSLGLGLNLEIKHDGADVENIVPAVMAVLREHWQDNNKLIISSFNHSALLLCYEIADGRHLAQLYEAIPDNWQTELENIQAYSLNCDYSLLTKEQAQAVKAAGYKLLCYTANDADSVADHWDWGMDAVITDDPNKFAAMMAV; this is encoded by the coding sequence ATGACGACTAATACCGTCTTAGACACCAAAGTTATGGGGCATCGTGGCGCGGCTTTATTGGCACCAGAGAATACCTTGTCTTCTATTCGTGCAGCGGCTAAAGCGGGTGCAACTTGGGTCGAGATAGATGTGTATCTGATTGCTGAGGGTGGTTTGGTGATTTTCCATGACGATACCTTAGAGCGTTGCACCAACGGCGCTGGCGAGACTCGTTTGGCCTTGCCAACAGAGGTGGCAAAATTGGATGCAGGCGGTTATTTCTCCGCGGAATTTGCAGGTGAAAAAGTGCCAACTTTGATTGAAGCCTTAGCATGCGTTCAGTCATTGGGCCTTGGCTTAAATCTGGAAATCAAACATGATGGGGCTGATGTTGAAAACATTGTCCCGGCTGTGATGGCAGTGTTGCGAGAGCATTGGCAAGACAATAATAAACTCATTATTTCGAGTTTTAACCACTCGGCCTTGTTGTTGTGTTATGAGATTGCAGATGGGCGTCATCTGGCACAACTGTATGAAGCCATTCCAGATAATTGGCAAACAGAATTAGAAAATATTCAAGCCTACAGTTTGAACTGTGATTACTCTTTATTAACTAAAGAGCAAGCACAGGCGGTAAAGGCAGCGGGTTATAAGTTGTTGTGCTATACCGCGAATGATGCTGATTCTGTTGCTGACCATTGGGATTGGGGAATGGATGCTGTAATTACGGATGACCCAAATAAATTTGCCGCCATGATGGCAGTATAA
- a CDS encoding DeoR/GlpR family DNA-binding transcription regulator, producing MVLSDRQNQILNWVQQEDALLVDEMVAHFNVSSQTIRKDINLLAERHLVRRTHGGIAPLSSSENLPFDHRQLLNGDAKGKIAAAVTDVIPDGASVFLGIGTTVEYVAKALMQHQNLQVFTNNLTVASIFGGQPNIRVRVLAGKLRHQHYDLVGEETLAGLRQYYFDYGVLGCGGLDEAQGILDFDPEEAAVSRVLVEQSRHTLLVVDKHKWGRKASARVHNFSSIDQIYTDELTEKQSQLLKLHGVKITLCH from the coding sequence GTGGTGTTAAGTGATCGTCAAAATCAGATTCTTAATTGGGTACAACAAGAAGATGCTTTGTTGGTGGATGAGATGGTGGCGCATTTTAATGTGTCATCACAGACCATTCGTAAGGACATCAACTTACTGGCGGAACGTCATCTAGTTCGTCGTACTCATGGTGGGATCGCACCTTTATCCAGTTCAGAGAATTTGCCATTTGACCATCGACAGCTGCTAAATGGCGATGCTAAGGGCAAGATAGCCGCCGCAGTGACAGACGTTATTCCAGACGGTGCTTCTGTCTTCTTGGGGATAGGCACAACCGTAGAGTATGTGGCGAAAGCACTTATGCAACATCAAAACCTACAGGTATTTACCAATAACCTAACCGTCGCCAGCATTTTTGGTGGGCAGCCAAATATTCGTGTGCGCGTGCTTGCTGGTAAATTACGTCATCAACATTACGATCTAGTGGGGGAAGAAACCCTTGCAGGCCTAAGGCAATATTATTTTGATTATGGCGTGCTGGGCTGCGGTGGCTTGGACGAAGCGCAAGGCATATTAGATTTTGATCCAGAAGAAGCTGCCGTGAGTCGCGTGCTGGTGGAACAAAGTCGACATACTTTGTTGGTGGTGGATAAACACAAGTGGGGACGCAAGGCTTCTGCAAGAGTGCACAATTTTTCTTCGATTGATCAAATATACACAGATGAACTGACAGAAAAACAAAGTCAATTACTCAAGCTTCACGGGGTGAAGATAACACTTTGTCATTAG
- a CDS encoding HAD-IIB family hydrolase has translation MPISSLSALTKQDCQQIRFILTDFDDTLTWQGQLPVATLQALSELSEQGIKVIPVTGGCAGWSDMIARALPVEGVITEGGACFIGRDENLGLNYQFWRDEALMKTNKEEILQQVEEVLTAFPTLRLARDQAYRLTDVAIDYAQDVQPPALAEKEQCLSKLLELGLNARASSIHINVCSPGYDKFSMAQRVLKNIYGLSQSEQQQQVLYVGDAPNDESMFARFPLSVGVANIAHHLAQMTHHPKFQTSQPGGLGFAELAARILVSRRE, from the coding sequence ATGCCTATTTCTTCTCTTTCAGCGCTGACAAAGCAGGATTGTCAGCAGATACGTTTTATTCTAACCGATTTTGATGACACACTGACGTGGCAAGGGCAATTGCCTGTTGCTACTTTACAAGCCTTGTCTGAATTGTCTGAACAAGGCATAAAAGTCATACCCGTTACCGGTGGCTGTGCGGGTTGGTCTGACATGATTGCCCGCGCTTTGCCGGTGGAAGGCGTGATTACCGAAGGTGGGGCTTGTTTTATTGGTCGTGATGAAAACCTTGGTTTGAACTATCAATTTTGGCGTGATGAAGCGCTAATGAAGACCAATAAAGAAGAGATTTTACAACAGGTTGAAGAAGTGCTGACGGCGTTTCCAACATTACGTTTGGCGCGGGATCAGGCGTATCGCTTAACCGATGTGGCAATTGATTATGCGCAAGATGTACAGCCCCCAGCGTTAGCAGAAAAAGAGCAATGTCTTAGTAAACTGCTTGAGCTTGGCTTAAACGCTCGGGCCAGTTCGATTCATATTAATGTGTGTTCACCCGGCTATGATAAGTTTTCGATGGCACAACGGGTTCTCAAAAACATCTATGGTTTGAGTCAATCAGAACAGCAACAACAAGTATTGTATGTGGGGGACGCACCAAATGATGAAAGCATGTTTGCGCGTTTTCCATTGAGCGTAGGAGTGGCAAATATTGCCCATCATCTTGCGCAAATGACACATCATCCTAAGTTTCAAACGAGCCAACCTGGAGGCTTAGGTTTTGCTGAATTGGCGGCAAGGATTTTAGTTTCTCGGCGTGAGTAA
- a CDS encoding IclR family transcriptional regulator, giving the protein MEKKPAGSSLSKALTMLNHVCTSPVPLRFAELVDLSELPKATAHRQLNTLLEHGLVRFDEHKQAYYPGYGLLALAHRTWANLDIRDVAAAPMRDLWSSTQETIHLAVLDDAEVIYIDKLESPKSLRLYSAVGKKGPVYCTGVGKAILAYLPEAKQQDIIHQQNFIRHTEHTLTTPQALEGNLQQIKDTGISLDLEEHEIGIKCVAAPIFNARHQVVAAISVTAPAFRTDDASYETMKGLVKSAADDISKRLGACD; this is encoded by the coding sequence ATGGAAAAAAAACCAGCTGGCTCTTCCCTAAGTAAGGCATTGACCATGTTGAATCATGTTTGCACTTCTCCTGTCCCACTACGCTTTGCTGAGCTTGTCGACTTATCTGAATTGCCTAAAGCCACTGCTCATCGCCAGCTGAATACCCTACTTGAGCATGGTCTAGTGCGATTTGATGAACACAAGCAAGCCTATTACCCGGGCTATGGTTTACTGGCGCTTGCTCATCGTACTTGGGCCAACTTAGACATTCGTGATGTCGCCGCAGCGCCTATGCGAGACCTCTGGTCCAGTACGCAAGAAACCATACATTTAGCGGTTCTGGACGATGCCGAAGTCATCTACATAGACAAACTAGAAAGCCCTAAGAGTCTGCGCCTATATTCCGCCGTAGGTAAAAAAGGCCCCGTCTACTGTACTGGTGTCGGCAAAGCCATTTTGGCCTATCTGCCTGAAGCAAAACAACAAGATATTATTCATCAGCAAAATTTTATTCGTCATACCGAGCACACACTGACAACACCACAGGCCCTGGAAGGCAATTTACAGCAAATAAAAGACACTGGCATTTCACTGGACCTTGAAGAGCATGAAATAGGTATTAAATGTGTGGCTGCCCCCATATTCAACGCTCGACACCAAGTAGTTGCCGCCATCAGTGTTACCGCACCGGCTTTTCGTACCGACGATGCAAGCTATGAGACGATGAAAGGGCTGGTGAAAAGTGCTGCCGATGACATTTCAAAACGTCTAGGGGCTTGCGATTAA
- a CDS encoding GAK system CofD-like protein: MADALRVWRRMVMPDLVRVHRYKSLPEQGPKVLFFSGGSALNKISRVFKEYTHHSIHLVTPFDSGGSSARLRDAFDIPAVGDLRSRLMALADETVMGQPEVYALFTHRLSSAQSAAELRLQLNALVAGEHELIACIPNPMKALIQTQLAVTQQSIDDTFDLRGASIGNLIMAGGYLNNQYQLDPIVFLFSRLIKALGEVKTTIDADLHLGVELENGDVVLGQHNITGKETSLLSSPIKRMWLNKGLKKASPTTCHIADDRIDAIASADLICYPPGSFYSSLLANLMPQGVGRAICQNPNPKVYLPNLGTDPEQLGLSLNEQVERLIAIVLNDVPELASYAALDYLLLDDRYDYGDVDFDKLVRLNVAVIKTPLITHKPEKYDEGLVTKALLSLV, from the coding sequence ATGGCAGATGCTTTACGTGTCTGGCGACGCATGGTGATGCCAGACTTGGTGCGTGTGCATCGTTATAAAAGCTTGCCTGAGCAAGGTCCTAAAGTTCTGTTTTTTAGTGGTGGTTCGGCGCTCAATAAAATCAGTCGAGTGTTTAAAGAATACACCCACCATTCTATCCATTTGGTCACACCGTTTGATTCAGGCGGTAGCTCTGCTCGCCTTCGTGATGCGTTTGACATTCCTGCTGTTGGGGATTTGCGCAGTCGTTTGATGGCACTGGCGGATGAAACCGTAATGGGACAACCGGAAGTGTATGCCTTGTTTACACATCGTTTAAGCAGTGCGCAAAGTGCTGCGGAATTAAGGCTGCAATTAAACGCCTTAGTGGCAGGTGAACACGAGTTAATCGCTTGTATTCCCAATCCGATGAAGGCCTTGATTCAAACGCAACTGGCAGTGACACAGCAGAGCATTGACGATACTTTTGATTTGCGCGGTGCCAGTATAGGCAATTTGATTATGGCTGGTGGTTATCTCAATAATCAATATCAGCTGGATCCAATTGTATTTTTATTTTCTAGGCTTATCAAAGCATTGGGTGAAGTAAAAACAACCATAGATGCAGACCTGCATCTGGGAGTAGAATTAGAGAATGGCGATGTTGTCTTAGGGCAGCATAATATTACGGGTAAAGAGACTTCATTATTATCCAGTCCAATTAAACGCATGTGGTTGAATAAGGGGCTCAAAAAAGCCTCTCCTACTACTTGCCATATCGCTGATGATCGCATTGATGCAATTGCAAGTGCGGACTTGATTTGTTATCCACCGGGAAGTTTTTATAGCAGCTTGTTGGCGAACCTCATGCCACAAGGTGTGGGACGAGCTATTTGTCAAAATCCTAACCCGAAAGTGTATTTGCCAAATTTAGGAACAGACCCAGAGCAATTGGGTTTATCGTTAAACGAGCAAGTGGAGCGACTGATTGCGATTGTGTTAAACGATGTTCCTGAACTGGCCAGTTATGCTGCCTTGGATTACTTACTGCTGGATGATCGTTATGATTATGGTGATGTGGATTTTGATAAATTAGTTCGTTTGAATGTTGCGGTGATTAAAACGCCATTAATTACTCATAAGCCTGAAAAATATGACGAGGGATTAGTTACAAAAGCTTTGTTGTCCTTGGTATGA
- a CDS encoding response regulator: MSTKVLICDDSRIARKQLAKVLPNDWNVEIEFAENGQDALQQIAAASFDILFLDLNMPVKDGYETLEALQGVAGAPVVIVVSGDVQPKAIERVKAMGAAAFHKKPASSEDIRELLLDLDLLTQQNQLTQPVSRPHETAAESFSLQDTLQEVSNIAMGRAASALAEMLNVFIKLPVPQVNILEVSELQMALEYSVKEDSCSAVAQGFVGSGIAFEALLIFNDSSFPDMAQLLGMSQDYSRESETELLMDVSSVLVGPFMSAVGKQLNIDFSHGHPTLLGQHVKISDLINVKKTTWKRTLAVEIVYEVENYQINCDLMLLFTEDSVPTLEHLLSFLAEDEE; encoded by the coding sequence ATGAGTACAAAAGTACTGATATGTGATGATTCAAGGATTGCAAGGAAGCAGCTGGCAAAGGTATTGCCAAATGACTGGAACGTCGAAATTGAATTTGCTGAAAATGGACAAGACGCGCTGCAGCAGATAGCAGCGGCGTCTTTTGATATATTGTTTTTAGATTTGAATATGCCGGTTAAAGACGGCTATGAAACCCTCGAAGCTTTGCAAGGTGTGGCTGGTGCGCCTGTGGTCATTGTAGTGTCTGGTGATGTTCAGCCAAAAGCCATTGAGCGAGTAAAAGCAATGGGGGCGGCGGCTTTTCATAAAAAGCCTGCATCGTCTGAGGATATTCGTGAGTTGCTTTTGGATCTGGATTTGCTAACGCAGCAAAACCAATTGACGCAACCCGTATCGCGACCGCATGAAACAGCAGCGGAAAGTTTCAGTCTGCAAGACACCCTACAAGAAGTGTCTAATATTGCTATGGGGCGCGCTGCCAGCGCTCTGGCAGAAATGCTTAATGTGTTTATTAAGTTGCCTGTGCCGCAAGTCAATATTTTAGAAGTGAGCGAGTTGCAAATGGCGCTGGAATACAGTGTTAAAGAAGACAGTTGCTCAGCGGTCGCTCAAGGTTTTGTCGGGTCTGGCATCGCCTTTGAAGCTTTGCTCATTTTTAATGACTCCAGTTTCCCTGATATGGCTCAGTTGCTCGGTATGTCTCAAGACTATTCGCGTGAGTCTGAGACAGAGTTGCTGATGGATGTTTCATCGGTTTTGGTCGGGCCATTTATGTCGGCGGTGGGTAAACAGCTTAATATTGATTTTAGTCATGGTCACCCCACCTTGCTGGGACAACATGTCAAAATTTCTGACCTAATTAATGTGAAAAAGACCACGTGGAAACGTACCTTAGCGGTGGAAATTGTTTATGAGGTGGAAAACTATCAAATTAATTGTGATTTGATGTTGCTGTTCACCGAAGATTCTGTGCCTACCCTAGAGCATTTGTTGTCATTTTTGGCTGAGGACGAAGAATGA
- a CDS encoding D-hexose-6-phosphate mutarotase gives MNGQLMNELEELGGEIRPASLKKCDEIIVDQPGFTAVIALWGGHLVSFIPSGQPDLLFQSDNQGGEGRFGRRHFGVPVCWPWFGANEDEEDYPAHGLARYFRWQFIEAGRFKNGDVKIVIRLASEDHPLIEEMWPQAFELRQVFRFSSKGFRINFTAANLSDKPMPVSEALHTYFHVGNNKTAQVHGLDQITYVDKFNSGQTVVQQGEVSPCHYMDRVYLDAPQECEIHDPDLGRRLQIQTEGSASTILWNPGDELAKQRIDMEDADYQRFVCVEAGNALSNAYKIAPGDIHQLKLKVKHKPLKED, from the coding sequence ATGAACGGCCAACTGATGAATGAGTTGGAAGAGTTAGGGGGAGAGATACGTCCCGCAAGCTTAAAAAAATGCGATGAAATCATCGTAGATCAACCTGGCTTTACCGCCGTTATCGCCTTATGGGGTGGTCATCTGGTTAGCTTTATTCCCTCTGGGCAGCCCGACCTTTTGTTTCAATCAGACAATCAAGGTGGCGAAGGCCGTTTTGGACGTCGTCATTTTGGTGTGCCTGTTTGCTGGCCCTGGTTTGGTGCAAATGAAGACGAAGAAGATTATCCAGCCCACGGTTTGGCACGATACTTCCGCTGGCAGTTCATTGAAGCAGGGCGTTTCAAAAATGGCGATGTGAAAATTGTTATTCGTTTGGCGTCCGAAGATCATCCTTTGATTGAAGAAATGTGGCCCCAAGCGTTTGAACTGCGTCAGGTATTTCGCTTTTCCAGTAAAGGCTTTCGCATTAACTTTACTGCTGCAAACCTATCTGATAAGCCCATGCCAGTGAGTGAAGCCTTACACACTTATTTTCATGTAGGTAATAATAAAACAGCGCAAGTGCATGGCTTAGATCAAATCACTTACGTGGATAAATTTAACAGTGGTCAAACAGTGGTGCAACAAGGGGAGGTTTCACCTTGTCATTATATGGATCGAGTCTATTTAGATGCTCCACAGGAATGTGAAATTCATGACCCTGATTTAGGGCGACGTTTGCAGATTCAAACCGAAGGCAGTGCCAGCACCATTTTATGGAATCCAGGTGATGAATTGGCAAAACAACGCATTGACATGGAAGATGCGGATTACCAGCGTTTTGTTTGTGTGGAAGCGGGTAATGCCTTGTCTAATGCTTATAAAATTGCACCAGGTGACATTCATCAGTTAAAACTTAAGGTAAAACACAAGCCGCTGAAAGAAGACTAA